In Phreatobacter aquaticus, a single genomic region encodes these proteins:
- a CDS encoding PAS-domain containing protein, producing MRNALAGTPKPLPSTGGSRTDLSTLLAASPVGLAVHDRAGMLVSVNARARTLLGLAPDGMPGVLGFGAGWSGVPGPDGSILQPDGPAGITAESGQPVAGAILAMISADGSRRWLSVDTSLIEASSPDGGLVLSSFTDVTETCRDAALMRERCDQVEATFAELDAYRVAVNDAALIAVTDRRGHFIHVNGLFCKLAGYSRAELIGRHYLVLRSPEMSRAQLSTILRTVRRGTTWRGEICEIAKSGEPYWADTSIVPFRDSDGTIIRFVIVRYDVTARRRAEMLLSEAIEAVPEGFVIYDENDRLAVCNSAYRKAYTQTAPMLVEGVTFEEVLRYGLDHGQYPHAGQTSAEHATWLAGRMGRHRAPSNEALQVLPNGRWMQVREQRTQSGLSVGFRTDVTELVRQKELLLAVLDNFPGGISYIDHRLVIRHYNAKFKELLGFPDELFAKEEVTLRETFEFNARRGEYGPGDPDELVNQRMALVSLNQPHQFERVRPDGRVIAVHGTPLKGGGFVTSYVDVTEHKALHNELVRASQSASEKAQHLSLTLEHMAQGLVMFDARGELSVFNARYAQLFDLDPAQIHVGMSAIDMLRYRDRSGAFRGDPAERLAEMHRRISSGQEFHTTLTTPAGRHIQSVTAPVPGGGWVSTHEDITDRMAALQRINHAAHHDALTGLENRLSLKGQIAEAIKRADHTHEAFSVMMVDLDRFKTVNDTYGHALGDEVLKQVATRMRSCVRDNDIVARLGGDEFAILYRVAPNQLADSMAIGRRLLDQISAPYVIEGKQLIIGASIGVAIAPDHGTSTDELMRNADAALYRVKAEGRNALRVFDNELDAIVQARRMLEADLRSALSLGQFELFYQPVVDLQSGAVRSVEALLRWRHPVRGMVGPAEFIPLLEESGLINPVGDWVIEQACRDAVAMPGEVRVAVNVSPVQLRNRSLLGVVSPVLARTGLDPRRLDLEVTESILLERDAALLDDLRKLRDLGTQIVLDDFGTGYSSLSYIRMFPFDKLKIDKTFVDDLGRSDEADAVICAVIGLTKSLEIVSTAEGIETEDQAILLRAAGCMLGQGYLFGRPVPLAELCFEPRDVIRAA from the coding sequence ATGCGCAATGCGCTCGCCGGCACGCCCAAGCCTTTGCCCAGCACTGGTGGATCGCGGACCGATCTGTCCACGTTGCTTGCCGCCTCGCCGGTCGGCCTCGCCGTCCATGACCGGGCGGGCATGCTGGTCTCGGTCAATGCCCGCGCCCGCACCTTGCTCGGTCTGGCGCCTGATGGGATGCCCGGCGTGCTGGGGTTTGGAGCCGGCTGGTCCGGGGTGCCCGGACCCGATGGCTCGATCCTGCAGCCGGACGGTCCCGCCGGTATCACCGCCGAAAGCGGGCAGCCGGTTGCCGGCGCCATCCTGGCGATGATCAGCGCGGACGGGAGCAGGCGCTGGCTGTCGGTCGATACCAGCCTGATCGAGGCATCGTCACCCGATGGCGGGCTGGTGCTGTCGAGCTTCACGGATGTGACGGAGACGTGCCGGGACGCCGCGCTCATGCGCGAGCGTTGCGACCAGGTCGAGGCGACATTCGCCGAGCTCGATGCCTACCGGGTTGCCGTGAACGATGCGGCGTTGATTGCCGTGACCGACCGGCGTGGCCATTTCATTCATGTCAACGGCCTGTTCTGCAAGCTCGCGGGCTATTCCCGCGCGGAGCTGATCGGCCGCCACTATCTCGTTCTGCGCTCTCCGGAGATGTCCCGGGCCCAGCTCTCCACCATCCTGCGGACCGTGCGGCGCGGCACGACCTGGCGCGGGGAAATCTGTGAAATCGCCAAGAGCGGCGAGCCCTATTGGGCCGATACCTCGATCGTGCCGTTCCGCGATTCCGACGGGACGATCATCCGGTTCGTCATCGTCCGCTATGACGTGACGGCGCGCCGGCGGGCCGAGATGCTGCTGTCGGAGGCGATCGAGGCGGTACCGGAAGGTTTCGTCATCTATGACGAGAACGACCGGCTGGCGGTGTGCAATTCCGCTTACCGCAAGGCCTATACGCAGACCGCGCCCATGCTGGTCGAGGGGGTCACCTTCGAGGAAGTGCTGCGCTACGGCCTCGACCATGGCCAATATCCCCATGCCGGCCAGACCAGTGCCGAACATGCGACATGGCTGGCCGGCCGCATGGGGCGTCACAGGGCGCCGTCCAACGAGGCGCTGCAGGTCCTGCCGAATGGGCGCTGGATGCAGGTGCGCGAGCAGCGCACCCAGTCCGGCCTGTCGGTCGGCTTCCGCACGGATGTGACCGAACTGGTCCGGCAGAAGGAGCTGCTGCTCGCCGTCCTCGACAATTTCCCGGGCGGCATTTCCTATATCGATCATCGCCTGGTGATCCGGCACTACAATGCCAAGTTCAAGGAGCTGCTCGGTTTTCCGGACGAGCTGTTCGCCAAGGAGGAGGTCACGCTGCGCGAGACCTTCGAGTTCAATGCGCGGCGCGGCGAATATGGGCCGGGTGACCCGGATGAACTGGTCAACCAGCGCATGGCGCTGGTCTCGCTCAACCAGCCCCACCAGTTCGAGCGTGTGCGCCCCGACGGCCGGGTGATCGCGGTTCATGGCACGCCGCTGAAAGGTGGCGGTTTCGTCACCAGCTATGTCGACGTGACGGAGCACAAGGCCCTGCACAATGAACTGGTCCGGGCCAGCCAGTCGGCGTCGGAGAAGGCGCAGCATTTGTCGCTGACGCTGGAACATATGGCGCAGGGTCTGGTGATGTTCGACGCCCGCGGCGAACTCTCGGTGTTCAATGCCCGCTATGCGCAATTGTTCGATCTGGACCCTGCGCAGATTCACGTCGGCATGTCGGCCATCGATATGCTGCGCTACCGTGACCGGTCCGGCGCCTTCCGCGGCGATCCCGCCGAAAGGCTCGCCGAGATGCATCGCCGGATCTCCAGCGGCCAGGAATTTCATACGACGCTGACGACGCCCGCCGGCCGCCATATCCAGTCGGTCACCGCGCCGGTGCCGGGTGGCGGCTGGGTGTCGACCCACGAGGACATCACCGACCGGATGGCGGCGCTGCAGCGGATCAATCACGCGGCTCACCACGACGCGCTGACTGGCCTGGAGAACCGTCTCTCGCTCAAGGGGCAGATCGCCGAGGCGATCAAGCGGGCGGATCACACCCACGAAGCTTTCAGCGTGATGATGGTCGATCTCGACCGCTTCAAGACCGTCAACGACACCTATGGCCATGCGCTGGGTGACGAGGTGCTGAAGCAGGTCGCCACCCGCATGCGGTCCTGCGTGCGCGACAACGACATCGTGGCGCGGCTCGGCGGCGACGAATTCGCCATCCTCTACCGTGTCGCGCCGAACCAGCTTGCCGATTCGATGGCGATCGGCCGCCGGCTGCTCGACCAGATCTCGGCGCCCTATGTGATCGAGGGCAAGCAACTGATCATCGGCGCCAGCATCGGGGTGGCGATCGCCCCCGATCACGGCACGTCCACCGACGAGCTGATGCGCAACGCCGACGCGGCGCTCTATCGCGTCAAGGCCGAGGGCCGCAACGCGCTGCGGGTGTTCGACAACGAGCTGGATGCCATCGTCCAGGCGCGCCGCATGCTGGAGGCGGATCTGCGCTCCGCGCTGTCACTTGGCCAGTTCGAGCTGTTCTACCAGCCTGTCGTCGACCTCCAGTCCGGAGCGGTGCGCAGCGTCGAGGCGCTGCTGCGCTGGCGCCATCCGGTGCGCGGCATGGTCGGCCCGGCCGAGTTCATTCCGCTGCTGGAGGAAAGCGGCCTGATCAACCCGGTCGGCGACTGGGTGATCGAGCAGGCTTGCCGGGATGCCGTGGCGATGCCGGGCGAGGTCCGGGTCGCCGTCAATGTCTCGCCGGTGCAGCTGCGCAACCGCTCGCTGCTGGGCGTGGTCTCGCCGGTTCTGGCGCGCACCGGCCTCGATCCCCGCCGTCTCGACCTGGAAGTGACAGAAAGCATCCTGCTGGAGCGCGATGCCGCGCTGCTCGACGATCTGCGCAAGCTGCGCGACCTCGGCACCCAGATCGTGCTCGACGATTTCGGCACCGGATATTCGTCGCTCAGCTACATCCGTATGTTCCCGTTCGACAAGCTGAAGATCGACAAGACCTTCGTCGACGATCTCGGCCGCAGCGACGAGGCCGATGCGGTCATTTGCGCAGTGATCGGGCTGACCAAGAGCCTGGAGATCGTCTCCACCGCCGAGGGCATCGAAACCGAGGACCAGGCGATCCTGCTGCGCGCGGCGGGCTGCATGCTCGGCCAGGGCTATCTGTTCGGGCGTCCCGTTCCATTGGCCGAGCTGTGCTTCGAGCCGCGCGACGTTATCCGCGCCGCCTGA